A single Gopherus flavomarginatus isolate rGopFla2 chromosome 24, rGopFla2.mat.asm, whole genome shotgun sequence DNA region contains:
- the LOC127040398 gene encoding relaxin-3 receptor 1-like — MSEHNCCSPEEKLPAGGNRTVSNHSLVDLVPFLPSDGTQATRIAIAIVYSAVCTLGVLGNLLVFFLLGSRHRRRMSSATFFVLNLAVTDLQFVLTLPFWAVDTALDFRWPFGKLMCKLISSVSAMNMYASVFFLTAMSVARYCSVVSSLKANRGSSSRCLAKVASAIIWLFAALATLPHAIFSTTHRVSGDELCLVKFPELKDLDPQFLLGLYQTQKVLLGFVIPLVIISACYILLLRFLSRMRMSSSNPKTRSRVTKSVAIVVLSFFICWLPNQALTAWSIFIKFNLVPFTEAFYNTQAYIFPITVCLAHTNSCLNPILYCLVRREFREALKGLLLKVTPSFSKRASKAHPRQAQPC; from the coding sequence ATGTCTGAGCACAACTGCTGCAGCCCAGAGGAGAAACTCCCGGCAGGAGGCAACAGGACTGTCTCCAATCACAGCCTGGTGGACCTGGTCCCCTTCCTGCCTTCGGACGGCACCCAAGCCACCCGGATCGCTATCGCTATTGTCTACTCCGCCGTCTGCACCCTGGGGGTGCTGGGCAACCTGCTGGTGTTTTTCCTCTTGGGCTCCAGGCACCGCCGGAGAATGTCCAGCGCCACCTTCTTCGTGCTCAACCTGGCGGTGACCGACTTGCAGTTTGTCCTGACCTTGCCCTTCTGGGCGGTGGACACGGCCCTGGATTTCCGCTGGCCCTTCGGCAAGCTGATGTGCAAGCTGATCTCCTCAGTCTCGGCCATGAATATGTACGCCAGCGTCTTCTTCCTCACTGCCATGAGTGTGGCTCGTTACTGCTCCGTGGTGTCATCCCTGAAGGCCAACCggggctcctcctccaggtgtcTGGCTAAGGTGGCCAGTGCCATCATCTGGCTCTTTGCTGCCTTAGCCACCTTGCCACACGCCATCTTCTCCACCACCCACAGGGTCTCTGGGGATGAGCTCTGCCTGGTCAAGTTCCCGGAGCTGAAAGACCTTGACCCCCAGTTCCTGCTGGGCTTGTACCAGACCCAGAAGGTCCTGCTGGGCTTTGTCATCCCCTTGGTCATCATCTCGGCCTGCTACATCCTTCTCCTCCGGTTCCTGAGCAGGATGAGAATGAGCAGCAGCAACCCCAAGACGAGGTCCCGGGTCACCAAATCGGTCGCCATCGTGGTGCTCTCCTTCTTCATCTGCTGGCTCCCCAACCAAGCCCTAACGGCCTGGAGCATCTTCATCAAATTCAACCTGGTGCCCTTCACTGAAGCCTTCTACAACACCCAGGCGTATATCTTCCCCATCACCGTGTGCCTGGCTCACACCAACAGCTGCCTCAACCCCATCCTGTACTGCCTGGTGAGAAGGGAGTTCCGAGAGGCGCTGAAGGGACTCTTGCTCAAGGTAACCCCTTCCTTCAGCAAACGTGCCAGCAAAGCCCACcccaggcaggctcagccctgcTAG